GGCTTCCTGCATCACGCGGCGGGCGGAGGCGATGGCGTCGGCTTCGGTCGCGTAGGTCAGGAACGGCAGGTCGGCCACCACCAGGGCGCGGCTGGTGCCCCGCACCACGGCCCGGGCGTGGCGGATCATGTCGTCCAGCGTCACCGGCAGGGTGGTGTCGAAGCCGTGGACCGCCATGCCCAGCGAATCGCCCACCAGCAGCATCGGCACGCCCGCGCGTTCGGCCAGCACGGCCGAGGGGTGGTCGTAAGCCGTCAGCATGGCGATCCGCTGGCCGGCGGGCTTCATGGCCTGCACGTCGAAGAGGGTGATGCGCATCGGGGGCTCCGCGAAAGATCGGACGCGTCGGGGGCGTCGGGGTTAGCTGTTTGGAAGGATCTGCCGCATGGCGCAACTTGGAAGGGTGCGCCGCATGGCGCAACGCCGGGCGGGGGGCAGGCCGTGCGCTGCCTCCTGCTTCAGGATGGCGCGCAGGCGCGGGGTCAGCGCCGCGTCGGCCAGCAGGTCATAGCCCGTGCGGGCGTAGAACGGGCCGTTCCAGGGTACGTCGCGGAACGTGGTCAGGGTCAGGGACGCGAACGCATGGCGGGCGGCGTGGGCGGCGGCGTGGTCCAGCAGCCGGCGGCCCAGCCCGCGCCTCTGCCGGCCCGGCGCCACCGCCATCTGCCAGACATGCAGCACCGGGCGGCCGGAGTCCGGGCCGGTCCCGTCCTCGACGGCCGCGCGGGCGGTCAGGAAGCCGGCAATGCCGGTGGCGTCGGCCGCGACCCAGCAGGTGCCGTCCCGGATTGCGGCCAGGTGGGCCTCGGCGGGCATGACGTCGTCATCCGCGATCCATGCCAGGTCGGGGATGCCGCGGAACACCTCGCCCGATGTCCGCTCCAGTTCCGGCAGGGCGGCGGCATCGGCGTCGCACGCCGGGCGGATAATGTCAGTCATACGAGGTCCCTGAACGAATCGAAGTCTTCTGCTTCCTTTTATCTCCTCCTTTTCCGGGGATGGCTCAACGCCCCCGGCGCGATCCCGGCGGCGGGGTTGGCATTGGCCTCCTGCACCGCGCGGGCGCAGACCGAGCCCTCGCCGACGCCGAACTGGATGGTCGGCAGCAGCGCCAGGGGCGGCATGACGACGCCCAGCCCGGCGGCGGCGGCGGCGCGGCCGATGACCTCGGCGCCGGGCAGGACGGTCGGGTCCTTCAGCGGGCCGGTGATGTGGAACGCGCCGGGCAGCGAGGCGACGGTGAAGTGCAGCGACCGGGTGGTCAGCGCGTAGTCGATCGCGTTGCGGCGCAGGTCGATGGTGCCGCTGCCCAGGGTGCGGGTGGAACCGGTCTGCAACAGCAGGGTACGGGTCTGGACGATGCCCTCGTTCAGCGGCAGGTCGGCGATGAAGCACTGCACGTCGGTCTTCTGCGGCAGGCCCAGTGCCGACAGCACGGCATTGCCCAGGCGCAGGCCCAGCATGTCGGGCAGCAGGGCGGACAGGTCGCCGCCCTGGTCCAGCACCAGCGTCAGGCCGCCGGTGCCGTGGGCCAGCAGGCTGGCCAGCGAATTGCCGGTGGCCGCCAGGGTGGCGTGGCCGCCGATGATGCCGCGCGCGCCGGTCCCGGTCGTGGCCTGCATGATGCGCGACAGGTCGATATGCGCGAAGTCCAGGCGGGCCCTGGCGGCGAATCCGCCGGCCGCCGGCGTCAGGGTGACGACGCTGGCCAGCGTGCCGTTGCCCACCGCGAAATTCAGGCGCCTGACGTCGATCGTGCCGCTGTCGATGCGGATGTCGGCGTCGATATTGTCCAGCGGCACGCGGCGGTTTTCGATATGGTCGCCGTGATAGACCATGTGCGCGTTGATCGCGCGCAGCTTGGGGATGTTGACCGGGGTGTCGGGCAGCACGTTGGGGTCCTTGGCTTCCGCCGCCTGCTCCGCCGGGGTTTTCGCGCCCTTGCGCCGGGCGCCGATGAAGCCGCCCAGATCGACCAGGTCGACCCGGTGCGAATGCAGGGTGGCGTCCACGAAGGGGACCGCCTGGTGCGGATTGACGCTGATCGCGCCCCCGATATCGCTGGAGCCCAGGCGGCCGCGCAGGTCGGTGAAGCGGATCATGCGCCGGCTGTAGTCCAGCCGTCCGGTCAGGTCGTAGGCCGGGGTCACGGGGATGGGGATTCCGGTCAGCGGATAGAGCAGCGACATGTCCGGCCCGTTGAAATGCAGCGTCAGCCGGGCGCCGGCGAAATGGAACGGGTCGTCGATGGTGCCGGCCAGCGCGGCGGTGGTGGGTCCGTTGCGCACCGTCACGTCCAGCGGGTACGGGTGGGCCGGGTCCATCAGGCCCAGCAGCGCGCCGCCGACGGCATGCAGGGTCATCGGCTGGGCGGCATAGCGGCCGGTGGCGTCCACCACGATGCGGCCGCGATCGCCTTCGGCGGGGTTGGGGGGCGTGGTGTGCAGGGTGGCCGCCATTTCGGCGCGCAGCGGGGCGTCGGCCACGCGCAGGGCGCCGTCGGTGATGCGCAACTCGCCGATCGTCGGCCATTTCGTGGCGGGCGCGCCGGGCTGGGCGGGCGGCCCCATGGTGGTGTTGCTGGTCGTGGCGTTGCCGGGGCCGTCCTTGCGGCGGACGATATCCGCGCGCGGGCCGTCCAGCGCGATCAGGGGCAGCGACAGCGTGCCGTGGCGCAGCCAGTCCCAGGCGTCGATGGCGACGGTGGCGTGACGGGCGGTGGCGAAGGGCTGCTTTTCATCCTCGAAGCCCGCCGGCTGGTCGATCGTCAAATCGTCGGCGGTGACGGTCACGATGCGGCCCAGCCGCACATGCAGGTGCGCGATGGTGGTGCGGCGGTGCAGTGCCGCGCTGGCGCGCGAATCGACCAGCGGGATGAACCAGTCCCACGACCAGACCAGGATCAGCACGACGATCAGGGCGACCAGGCTGCCCAGCCCGATCAGCCAGGGCCGGAGGCCGCGGCGCGGGCCGGTGGGGCGGCTGGACGGGGCTTTGCTCATGGGGTGCCTTTCATGCCGGACGCCGTGTCGGCGGGAGGGTGGCGGAGGTATCAGGGCCGGAGGCATCGGCGTCGGAGGTATCCGGCGCGGGGAGGGCCGGGGGCGGGACCAGGTCCACCTGCTGCACCGGGCGGGCCATGCGGATGCCTTCCTGCGCGAAGCGGAGCGCCAGCAGGCGGTTGAACGCGCGCTGGACCGGCCAGCGCGCGGCGTCGGTGCACACGATCTGGCCCAGCAGGGTGACGGCTTGGGAGGAAACGGCGTTCACGCCCCAGTATTGCAGGTCGCTGAGCATGCCCGGGCCCAGGTCCGGGTCGCCGCGCATGTCGTGCACGATGTCGGTCAGCACGGACGCGGCGTGGTCGATGTCCTGCCCGGGCGCGATGTCGACCGAGACCGAGGCGTTGCCCAGGCCGCGATTGGTGTTGGTGACGGTGGAAACCGCGCTGAAGGGGATGATGTGCACCGACCCGTCCGAGGCGCGCAGGCGCAGGGTGCGGATCGACAGGGTCTCGACCGTGCCCGACAGGCCGCCGGCGGTGACCGTGTCCCCGACCTCCATGGCGTTTTCCAGCAGCAGGAAGATGCCGGTGATGAAGTCCTGCACCAGCTTCTGCGACCCGAAGCCGACCGCGACGCCGATGATCCCGGCGCCGGCCAGCAGCGGGGCGATGTTCAGCCCGATCTCGCTGAGCACCGTCATGGCCACCACGACGATCAGGCAGACCATCAGCATCGTCCGCAGGATGGGCGACAGGGTGCGCAGCCGCATGGCGCGGATGGGTTGCGCGCTGCTGGTATAGCGGGTGATCTGCCGGTCCAGCACCGTGTTGACCCATTCCCAGATCACGATGCCGATCGCCAGCGCCACCAGGATGGTGGCGGCCGCCGAGATCAGCCGCCGGCCGATCTGCCCGGTGCCGAACCAGCCGAAGGCCGGCAGCCCCCAGGCCTGCAGCAATGCCACGGTGCCGGCGATGGCCAGCATCCAGGACAGGGTCCGCCGCACATAGGGGTAATAGCGCGCGCCGCGCCGCGACAGGTCGGACAGGGGCTGCTCCGCGTCCTCCGGCGCGCGGAACAGGCGGTCCAGCAGCCCGAACAGCAGCGACGCCACGATGCGGAAGGCGATCAGGACGCCCGCGGCGATGGCGAACAGGCGCCAGATCCGCACATAGCCGCCGGGGATTTCCGCCGCCCAGACCAGCCACAGCGCGAAGTCGAGGATCAGCGCCACGATCCACCACCGCTCGGCCAGCCCGTCGAACAGGCTGCCGGTAAAGCGCGACCGCAGGCGGCGCGACGGTTGCAGCATGCGGGCGATCGGGACGCGGACCTGAAGGATCAGCCCGGCCAGCAGCAGGTGTTCCGCCAGCAGGATACACGCGGCCGATCGCGTCTGGCCGGGTTCGGGCAGGTCCAGCATGTCGCCGATATCGATCAGGCATAGGGCGGTGACCGGCACCGCCACCAGCCCGGTCGCCCACCACAGCAGCACCCGCGCCGTGTCGTTGCGCAGCGGCAGCGGGCGCAGGTGGGGCAGGCCGGGCGACAGCAGCACCCCCAGCACCAGGGCCGCCAGCCGGCCGATGGCATAGGCGTTGATCACGACCAGCATGATCGCCAGCAGCCGGGGCCCGTCGGCCAGGCCGGCGGTCAGGCTGTTCGCCACCAGGCTGGCCACGCCGAAGAAGGCGGCGGGCGGCAGGATGTCCAGCCCCAGGCGCAGGGCGATCCAGGGCAGCAGCCGCAGCAGCCGCAGCGCGCGGCGCCGGGACTGGGCGTCGGCGGCGCGGGCGGCCTCGATGTCCGAGGCGGGCGGCGGGCCGGCCTCGGCCAGGTCGGGTTCCGGCCCGTCGCGGTTGGCATCGGCATCCGTGCCGCGTTCCGCAAGGTCGGGGGCGGGGGCATCCGACGGCTCGGGCAAGGCGGGTTCGGGCGGCGCGGTGGAGATGGGGGGCAGGCGCGTGGCCAGGTACGCGTCCATGCGGGCGACGCGCCGGTCCAGCGGGACGGCCAGCAGGCGTTCGACGACCAGTCCGGCCAGGATGGCCAGGCCCAGCCGCCAGGACAGCGCGGCCAGCAGCGTGCGGGCCGCCCCGGGGGTCGTGATGTGCCGTATCCAGACGCCCACGATGTGCAGGTCGGCGAACAGGGCGCCGAAGCGGCTCAGGCGCTGGCCCAGCGTGCCGGCGGCCAGGGTCAGGCCGTGGAGGGTCTGCGCGCCCAGGCTGCCGGGTGCCAGGGCGATCTTCTGCTGCGCCGGTGGGGCGGCCGGGGCCGCCGGGGCCGGCGTGGCGGGGGCGGGCGCTGCCGGGGCGGTCCGGGCCGCCGGTGCCGGGGCCCGGGCGGGGGCCGCCGCTGGCGCCGGGGCGGGCGCCGAGACGGGTGCAGGGGCGACCGGGACCCCCATGGCGGGGGCGGCGCCCGGCGGCAGGGTGGCCAGGGTGCGCAGGTCCTGCACGAAGGCGGCGCGGCGCTCCGGGTCGTCCAGCGTGCGCAGCAGGTGGCGCAGTTGCGCCTGGTCCGGCAGGGGCCGCGATTCGGCCGGCAGGGAGGATGGTGGGGGGGCGGCCGGGCGCGTGGCCGGCGGCGCGGTGTCCTGCGCGCGGGCCGGGGACGTCAGGCCCGGGCCGCCCGCGATGCCGGCCAGCAGGAGGGCGGCCGCCGCCAGGATCGCAGCCGGCTTTCGGAAGGGAATGATGGAAGAATCAGGGCGTTGCCAGGCGCATGCGTCGGCAGGCATGGAACCTCCATGGGATGGGCGGGCGGTGGCCCGCGATCGCGGGCAGATGTGGTGGAAAACGTGCCGCGCGCCGTGAAGGTTGCCCGTTGGGGTGGTCGCGGGCCGGACCGCCCACCCGCGCGCCTGCGCAACCAGGCTGTCAGGAGCCGGTGCGGCGTGCCGCTATGGCGCGGGTGAATTCCGCGCCCAGCAGGAAGATCTGTGCCGAATAATAGATCCAGAGCATGACGACGATCAGCGCCCCGGCCGCGCCGTAGGACGTGGCCGAGACCAGGTTGCCGATATACAGGCCGATCAGGGTCTCGCCGATCATGAACAGCAGCGCGGTGATGGCGGCCCCGGTCCAGATGTCGCGCCAGGCCAGTTCGTGGTCCGGCAGCAGGTGGAAGGTCGCGGCGAACAGCGTCATCACCAGGCCGAACGACAGGCTCAGGTTCAGCGCCTGGACCAGGCGCACCTGGCCTGGAAAGTTCCAGTGTATATGGCCCAGCAGGGTCGCAAGCGCGGTGTTCACCGTCAGCGACACCAGCAGCAGGCCGGCCAGGGCGGCGATCAGCCCCAGCGCCAGTACGCGCTGGTACAGCAGGGCCGTCATCCAGGGTGTGGCAGGCGGGGGAGTCGCGGGCGGGGGCGTATCGGGCGGGGGGGCGGCCGCGGGCCGGGCGGCGATGCCGTCCGCCGTGTCATGCCGCCAGACGACGTTCAGGGCGGTCTGCAATTCCCCGAAGACGCCGGTGGCCGTGACCAGCAGCATGGCCACGGTGGCGATCCGCGCGGGCAGGCTGGCCGGGCTGCGGTGGGATGCGATCAGCATGTCCTGCAATGCCCCGGCGTTGTCCGGCCCCATCACGGCGCGGATCTGGTCGAACACCGCGCCGCGCGTCGCCTCCGCGCCATAGAGGACGCCCACGACGTCCACGATGATCGCCAGCACCGGCACGATGGAAAACATCGTGTAGAACGCGATCGCGGCGCCCCGGCTCAGTCCCTCGTCATCGATGAAGTTCGCGATCGACTGGCGGATGACCGCCCAGGCCGTCCCGATCATGGCGATGCTCGCGGATGCCGGGCGGGGTGCTCAGGCGTTCCAGTCCGATGTCAGGCGCAACCGGATGATGTCGCCCACCGCGTTCAGTTCGGCCTGCACGCCGGGCATGATGTCGCGGATCGCGACCGTGGCGCAGGGGCGTGAGACAAGGGTGATCACGGCGCTGTCGGGCAGGGCGCCTTCCGGCGCCGGTCGGGGGGCGGTTATCGTCATGGGGGGCCTCGCCATCCGATCGGGTTGCAGGCGGGACGCCGTGCCGCCGCTGGGTCGGCGAGCGGCGGCGCATGCGTCGCGCCCGCAGATCGAAACAGGTGGCGGCAGGGGCGGTTCCGTCCCGCCCATGCGATTACGAAAGCGTGATGGTGGGGCGGCGCGACCAGGCGGCAGCCCGGAAAAACCGGAACCCGAGGGCCCCGGTTTCCCACATGATCTGGAGTGCAGGAAGCGCTCCGCCGCCATGATGCTGCGTATGGCGTGGCGAAACGTTGATCCAGATCAAGCCGTGACGTGTGGGTGCGGCTCGGGGACAGGTGGCCCCTTGCCGGTCTGGAACGTGTTCAGGAACATGCGCGTCACCGCCCGGGCGATCAGGGCGATGTGGTCGGGGTCGGAATCGACGGGCAGTTGCATCCGCTTCCGCCCGGTGATGCGGGTCTGGCACAGCGTATAGAACAGTTCCGCCGCCAGGACCGGGTCGGGCACTGTCAGCGTGCCCTCGCGCGTGCGGGCGGTCAGCCAGTCGGCCAGGATGCCGATCGCCTTCTGCGGCCCGACCTGCCAGAAGGTTTCCGCCAGGTGCGGAAAGGTCGCGGCCTCGGACACGATGATGCGGTTCAGCATCAGCGACAGGGGCGAGGTGGTCAGGTGGATCATCGCGGTGGCGATGCCGACCAGCGTGTCCTCGGGCGTGCGTTCCTCGCCGATCGTCTCGAACAGCCTGGGCAGCTTCTCGCACGCGCATTGCTGGATGAAGGCGGCGAACAGGGTCGCCTTGCTGTCGAAGTAATTATACAGCGTTCCCTTCGACACGCCGGCACCCCGCGCGATCTGCGACATGCTGGCGCCCTCGTATCCATGCGCCGCGAAGATTCGCCCGGCGCCTTCCAGGATCTGCTGCCGCTTGGCGGCCGATGCCCCCGGCAGGTCCGGCGCGGTGGGGGGCGGGGCGGCTGGCATGTGCGTGGTCTCTCCGGTGGTCGGTGCGTTGCTTTCCCGGTCCGGACGGATTGACCCGCCGAGGAAAGCCGATAGGGTGGCGGTAATGACCGAACGGGTCGGTCAGTTTTGGTGGATGATGTCATACCGCCTCCTGTCCTGTCGATAGGGCGATGGCGGGATCGAAGCGTAACAGGGGGCCGTCTGGTGCATAGGGGACATTCTTGGCGGGCGGCGATCGTCGGGCTGTCGGTCCTTGCGACCGGATGCGCGGTCGGGCCGGACTTCCACAAGCCCGTGGCCTGGGCGCCGCCGCACTGGGCGGGCCAGCATTGGGTGGGTTCAGCCCCCGGGTCGACCTCTGGGGCATCCAGGCCGCCTGTCAGCAGCGATATCTCGGATGCCGCCCCCGACCCCGCATGGTGGGACGTGTTCCATGATCCCGAACTGTCGGCGCTGGAACGCCGGGTGGCCGGGCAGAACCTGTCCGTCGCCATCGCCACCGCCCGTCTGGCGCAGAGCCGGTCGCAACTGCGGATTGCCGGGGCCGAGCGTTATCCGGGGCTGAGCGCCGCGGGGTCGTACACCCGGTCGCAATACAGCACCAAGGAATTGCAGCGGATCGTCAGCGATGTCGGCAAGTCCGGCAACCTGCCGCTGGGCGGGGTCAACCTGGCGGACCAGTCCGGGCAGTTCACCATTCCGCTGCTGGACCAGTGGCGCGACAGCATCGACGCGACGTGGGAGGTCGACCTGTGGGGCCGCGTGCGCCGGCAGTACGAGGCGGCGGGCGCCGACCTGCAGGCCTCGGTCGAGGAACGGCGCGGCGTGCTGACCGCGCAGATGGCCGAACTGGCCCGCGATTACGTGGCCCTGCGCGAGGCCCAGGCGCAACTGCGCATCCTGCTGGACAATCGCGACACCGCGTCCCGCTCGCTGGACCTCAGCCGCCAGCGCAACCAGGCGGGCCTGGTCAGCGAACTGGACGTGCAGAGCGCGCAGTCGCAACTGGATTCCGTCACCGCGCGCATTCCGCAGATGGAACAGCAGATCGCGCTGCAGGTGAACGCGCTGAGCCTGCTGCTGGGGGCGCCGCCGTCCGCCCTGGCCGGCGAACTGCTGACCGACCGTGACATTCCGCCCGTGCCGCCGCGCGTGCCGGCCGGCGTGCCGTCCGAACTGGCCCGCCGCCGCCCAGACATCCGCCAGGCCGAGGCGCAGCTTCATGCCGCCACCGCGCAGGTGGGCGAGGCAGTGGCCGAGTTCTATCCCCGCGTGACCATCGACGCCGGATTCGGCTTCCAGTCGCTGTCCTTCCGCGATTTCGGATTCTGGAATGCCCGGGCGTGGAATGTCGGCCCGTCGATCAGCCTGCCGATCTTCCAGGGCGGGCGGCTGCGCGGGCAGCTTGAGTTGCGCCACGCGGCGGAGCAGGAGGCCGCGATCACCTATCGCCGGACCGTGCTGGGCGCCTGGCACGAGGTCGACAACGCCCTGACCGCGTATCGTGACGAACAGATGCGCCATGACAGTCTGGCGCGGCAGGTGGCCGACGACCAGCGGTCGCTGGACCTGGCCCGCGACCAGTATCGCCACGGCATGGTGACGTTCCTGACGGTGCTGGATGCCGAACGCCGGGTGCTGGGGTCGCAGACCGACCTGACCAGCAGCACGGCCAGCCTGTCGACCGATCTGGTGCAGCTCTATTCCGCGCTGGGCGGCGGGTGGGAAAATACCTTCCCGGTCCAGATGGCGGCCCCGGCCCGCCTGGCCGGTGCCGCGCCCGGCGCGGCCCCCCCGGCATGAGGCCG
This genomic stretch from Gluconacetobacter diazotrophicus PA1 5 harbors:
- a CDS encoding GNAT family N-acetyltransferase, whose product is MTDIIRPACDADAAALPELERTSGEVFRGIPDLAWIADDDVMPAEAHLAAIRDGTCWVAADATGIAGFLTARAAVEDGTGPDSGRPVLHVWQMAVAPGRQRRGLGRRLLDHAAAHAARHAFASLTLTTFRDVPWNGPFYARTGYDLLADAALTPRLRAILKQEAAHGLPPARRCAMRRTLPSCAMRQILPNS
- a CDS encoding AsmA family protein, translated to MSKAPSSRPTGPRRGLRPWLIGLGSLVALIVVLILVWSWDWFIPLVDSRASAALHRRTTIAHLHVRLGRIVTVTADDLTIDQPAGFEDEKQPFATARHATVAIDAWDWLRHGTLSLPLIALDGPRADIVRRKDGPGNATTSNTTMGPPAQPGAPATKWPTIGELRITDGALRVADAPLRAEMAATLHTTPPNPAEGDRGRIVVDATGRYAAQPMTLHAVGGALLGLMDPAHPYPLDVTVRNGPTTAALAGTIDDPFHFAGARLTLHFNGPDMSLLYPLTGIPIPVTPAYDLTGRLDYSRRMIRFTDLRGRLGSSDIGGAISVNPHQAVPFVDATLHSHRVDLVDLGGFIGARRKGAKTPAEQAAEAKDPNVLPDTPVNIPKLRAINAHMVYHGDHIENRRVPLDNIDADIRIDSGTIDVRRLNFAVGNGTLASVVTLTPAAGGFAARARLDFAHIDLSRIMQATTGTGARGIIGGHATLAATGNSLASLLAHGTGGLTLVLDQGGDLSALLPDMLGLRLGNAVLSALGLPQKTDVQCFIADLPLNEGIVQTRTLLLQTGSTRTLGSGTIDLRRNAIDYALTTRSLHFTVASLPGAFHITGPLKDPTVLPGAEVIGRAAAAAGLGVVMPPLALLPTIQFGVGEGSVCARAVQEANANPAAGIAPGALSHPRKRRR
- a CDS encoding mechanosensitive ion channel domain-containing protein is translated as MPADACAWQRPDSSIIPFRKPAAILAAAALLLAGIAGGPGLTSPARAQDTAPPATRPAAPPPSSLPAESRPLPDQAQLRHLLRTLDDPERRAAFVQDLRTLATLPPGAAPAMGVPVAPAPVSAPAPAPAAAPARAPAPAARTAPAAPAPATPAPAAPAAPPAQQKIALAPGSLGAQTLHGLTLAAGTLGQRLSRFGALFADLHIVGVWIRHITTPGAARTLLAALSWRLGLAILAGLVVERLLAVPLDRRVARMDAYLATRLPPISTAPPEPALPEPSDAPAPDLAERGTDADANRDGPEPDLAEAGPPPASDIEAARAADAQSRRRALRLLRLLPWIALRLGLDILPPAAFFGVASLVANSLTAGLADGPRLLAIMLVVINAYAIGRLAALVLGVLLSPGLPHLRPLPLRNDTARVLLWWATGLVAVPVTALCLIDIGDMLDLPEPGQTRSAACILLAEHLLLAGLILQVRVPIARMLQPSRRLRSRFTGSLFDGLAERWWIVALILDFALWLVWAAEIPGGYVRIWRLFAIAAGVLIAFRIVASLLFGLLDRLFRAPEDAEQPLSDLSRRGARYYPYVRRTLSWMLAIAGTVALLQAWGLPAFGWFGTGQIGRRLISAAATILVALAIGIVIWEWVNTVLDRQITRYTSSAQPIRAMRLRTLSPILRTMLMVCLIVVVAMTVLSEIGLNIAPLLAGAGIIGVAVGFGSQKLVQDFITGIFLLLENAMEVGDTVTAGGLSGTVETLSIRTLRLRASDGSVHIIPFSAVSTVTNTNRGLGNASVSVDIAPGQDIDHAASVLTDIVHDMRGDPDLGPGMLSDLQYWGVNAVSSQAVTLLGQIVCTDAARWPVQRAFNRLLALRFAQEGIRMARPVQQVDLVPPPALPAPDTSDADASGPDTSATLPPTRRPA
- a CDS encoding YihY/virulence factor BrkB family protein; its protein translation is MIGTAWAVIRQSIANFIDDEGLSRGAAIAFYTMFSIVPVLAIIVDVVGVLYGAEATRGAVFDQIRAVMGPDNAGALQDMLIASHRSPASLPARIATVAMLLVTATGVFGELQTALNVVWRHDTADGIAARPAAAPPPDTPPPATPPPATPWMTALLYQRVLALGLIAALAGLLLVSLTVNTALATLLGHIHWNFPGQVRLVQALNLSLSFGLVMTLFAATFHLLPDHELAWRDIWTGAAITALLFMIGETLIGLYIGNLVSATSYGAAGALIVVMLWIYYSAQIFLLGAEFTRAIAARRTGS
- a CDS encoding TetR/AcrR family transcriptional regulator, producing MPAAPPPTAPDLPGASAAKRQQILEGAGRIFAAHGYEGASMSQIARGAGVSKGTLYNYFDSKATLFAAFIQQCACEKLPRLFETIGEERTPEDTLVGIATAMIHLTTSPLSLMLNRIIVSEAATFPHLAETFWQVGPQKAIGILADWLTARTREGTLTVPDPVLAAELFYTLCQTRITGRKRMQLPVDSDPDHIALIARAVTRMFLNTFQTGKGPPVPEPHPHVTA
- a CDS encoding efflux transporter outer membrane subunit, with product MHRGHSWRAAIVGLSVLATGCAVGPDFHKPVAWAPPHWAGQHWVGSAPGSTSGASRPPVSSDISDAAPDPAWWDVFHDPELSALERRVAGQNLSVAIATARLAQSRSQLRIAGAERYPGLSAAGSYTRSQYSTKELQRIVSDVGKSGNLPLGGVNLADQSGQFTIPLLDQWRDSIDATWEVDLWGRVRRQYEAAGADLQASVEERRGVLTAQMAELARDYVALREAQAQLRILLDNRDTASRSLDLSRQRNQAGLVSELDVQSAQSQLDSVTARIPQMEQQIALQVNALSLLLGAPPSALAGELLTDRDIPPVPPRVPAGVPSELARRRPDIRQAEAQLHAATAQVGEAVAEFYPRVTIDAGFGFQSLSFRDFGFWNARAWNVGPSISLPIFQGGRLRGQLELRHAAEQEAAITYRRTVLGAWHEVDNALTAYRDEQMRHDSLARQVADDQRSLDLARDQYRHGMVTFLTVLDAERRVLGSQTDLTSSTASLSTDLVQLYSALGGGWENTFPVQMAAPARLAGAAPGAAPPA